The genomic region TGCCGGAAAAAGCCCCGATACAGCGCCTATTTACCGACCAAATGAGCCTTGGGAGGTCGTCGCGGCGCCAGCGTCTCGATATACTCGGCCCTTGCAAGCGCAGAACCGCGGTCTTGAGGGCTGCTGTGCCAAACGCCGTTGGGGCCGCCCAGCCGGTTTGGCAGAGTTTCCCTTTAGCACGCCTTACGAGAAACGCGTCGAACGCGTATGTTTGTGCTGAAACGTTTTTCCAATAGTCGGCTATCCACTTTGCACCACTTATAAGAAGCGTCACGGGTCAGAGGCACCCCCGGCATGATCGAACTCGAACAAGAAGATCCTATCCCGCAAGGCGATCTCGCCCTGCAAATCACTGCACTCCCTCGTGAAACCAACGGTTTTGGCGATATCTTCGGCGGCTGGCTGGTCGCGCAGATGGACCTGGCCGGCACGGCAATGGCCAGCAAGGTTGCCGGTGGGCGAGTGGCGACTGTAGCTATTGACCGCATGGCCTTCCTGGTACCGGTGGCGGTGGGCGCGCAGCTTTCCTTCTATACCCAGGCCCTGGAAATCGGCCGCAGCTCGATCCAGATGATGGTCGAGGTGTGGAGCGATGACCCGCTGTCCAGCGAATGGCGCAAGGTGACCGAGGCGGTATTTGTGTTCGTCGCCATCGATGGCAGCGGCCGCACGCGGTCTGTGCCGTCACGAGCGCGTTAAACATCGCCGGGTTTTGACGGTCAATTGCCCCATTGCCTGCCATTGAGAGAGCTTTGTTATGCCTACGCCCCACGTTGAAACGGTGAAAGTCGACGAGCTGGACTGCTGGCGCATTCGCCACAACGGCGCCGAACTGATGGTGGCCCGGCAGGGTGCGCACATCTTCAGTTACCAGCGCCAGGGCGAGCAGCCGCTGATCTGGCCGAACCCTGAAGCGGTGTTCAAGCCGGGCAAGGGCATTCGTACCGGCGTGCCGGTGTGCTGGCCGTGGTTTGGCGTGTTTGATCGCAACCCGCAAAGCGTCAAGGCGATGCGTCAAAGCGATCAACCGGCTGGCGCGCATGGTTTTGTGCGCACCGCCCTCTGGGAATTGACCGAAACTGCAATTGAAGGTGAAGCCCTGCGCATCGAGCTGGCGCTGCCGGTTCCTGCGGGCGGCTTTCCCGACTGGCCCCATCAGGTCAACTTGACGTTAAGCCTGCTGCTGGACGACCAACTGCACATCCAACTGACCAGCCACAATCAAGGCACCGACACCGTGACCCTCAGCCAGGCGCTGCACACCTACTTTGCTGTGAGCGATGTGCGCAATGTGCAGGTCGAGGGCCTGGACGGCTTGGCGTATATCGATACCGCCGACGGCTGGACCGAGAAGCAGCAAGCCGGCCTGCTGCACTTCACCGCCGAGACGGATCGCATCTACCTGGATACGCCGGCGCAGTTGAGCATTGTCGATAAAGACTGGCAGCGCCGCGTCCAACTCATCAGCCAGGGCTCGAGCTCGACGGTAGTCTGGAACCCCTGGACCGAACGGGCCAAGGCGCTTGATGACATGGCTGACGATGGCTGGCAGGGCATGTTGTGCATCGAAACGGCAAATGTGCTGGATGATGTGGTGAGCCTGGCGGCCGGTGAAAGCCACACCTTGGGCGTGAGCATCACCAGTATCACCTTGTAAACCCGATCAAATGTGGGAGGGGCTTGCTCCCGATAGCTTCGGTTCAGTCAATATCTCAAGTGACTGAAGCACCGCTATCGGGAGCAAGCCCCCTCCCACATTGGTTATGTGTAGGGTTTTAGAGATCGGATTCCTTCACTACCCGCACTTTCCCCGCCTCCAGCGCATACGCTGCGTCCGCCAAGTCATTGTTGACCTTCTCCACCTTCAACGTGCCCGTGACCCACAGCGGCGTGTAGATATCGTCAAGCTTCAATCCCTTGGGATACCGCACCAGCACCAGTTGGTTAGGCGGCGGTGGCGGCACGTGGATGCAGGCGCCAGGGTAAGGCACCAGGAAGAACAGTGTGCTGCGACCCTTGGCATCGGTTTCCAGCGGCACCGGATAGCCGCCGATACGGATGTTCTTGCCGTTCATGGCGGCCACGGTCTTGGTGGAATACATCACCGCGGGCAAGCCTTTGCTCTGTTTCAAGCCACCTTTTTCGGTGAACGTGCCTTGGGCTTCGGGGGAGTTGTGGTCGATCTCGGGCATGGCTTCGAGGGCTTTCTGGTCCGAAAGCGGCATCAGTTCAAGCCAGTCAGTTTCCGGCAGTTCGCCAGCATGGGTCAGGCCAGGGGCCAGCAGCAGAAGGGTCAATAGAAGACGGCGCATGGAGAGGCTCGGCAAATACAAGTGTCGAGCATTCTAGCCCCCTGCGCCTGCGCAGCGCAGAGGACTTTGTCGGCTGATTACTTCTTTTTGATCAGGCCGTAGATCACCAGCAACACGATGGCACCCACCAGTGCGCCGATGAAGCCCGCACCCTGGCCTGCCTGGTAGATCCCCAGTGCCTGGCCGCCGTAGGTCGCGGCCAGGGAGCCGGCGATACCCAGCAGGATGGTCATGATCCAGCCCATGCTGTCGTCGCCAGGCTTGAGGAAACGCGCCAGCAGGCCAACGATCAAGCCGATAAAAATGGTTCCAATGATACCCATGGCATTTCCCTCTGATTGAATATGAGTCATGACAAAGCCTAGCCAGGCTTTGTCATCCTGCAATCAGAGAGACGACGGCCACCAATGGTTCCCGCCGAACCTCGGGTTATTGCTCGGCGATCAGCGCCTCGACCTTGAGGATCTGTGCCTGCAGGGTCGCACGGTCCTTGCAACGCAGGTTGGCATGGCCGACTTTGCGCCCGGCCTTGAAGGCCTTGCCGTAGTGGTGCAGGTGGCAGTCGTTGATCGCGATTACCCGTTCAACCGGCGGTACCACGCCAATGAAATTGAGCATGGCGCTCTCGCCGACCTTGGCCGTAGAGCCTAACGGCAAGCCCGCGACCGCCCGCAGGTGGTTTTCGAACTGGCTGCACTCGGCGCCTTCGGTGGTCCAATGCCCGGAGTTATGCACGCGGGGCGCGATCTCGTTGGCCTTGAGGCCGCCGTCGACCTCAAAGAACTCGAACGCCATCACGCCGACGTAATCCAGCTGCTTGAGCACACGACTGGAGTAGTCCTCGGCAAGGGCCTGCAGCGGGTGATCGGTGCTGGCCACGGACACCTTGAGAATGCCGTTGACGTGGGTGTTGTGCACCAAGGGGTAGAAACGGATCTCGCCATCGCGGGCTCGCACGGCAATCAGCGAGACTTCGCCGGTGAACGGCACGAAGCCTTCCAACAGGCAAGGAACGCTGCCCAGTTCGGCGAAAGTACCGACCACGTCGGCTTCGCTGCGCAGGACTTTCTGGCCCTTGCCGTCGTAACCCAAAGTGCGGGTTTTCAACACGGCCGGCAGGCCGATGCTGGCGACAGCGGCGTCCAGGTCTGCCTGGGACTGGATGTCGGCGAAGGCCGGGGTAGGGATGCCCAGGTCCTTGAACATGCTCTTTTCGAACCAGCGGTCCCGGGCGATGCGCAAGGCTTCGGCGCTCGGGTAAACCGGCACGAACTGCGACAGGAAGGCCACGGTTTCGGCCGGGACGCTTTCGAATTCGAAGGTCACCAAGTCGACTTCGTCAGCCAGTTGGCGCAGGTGATCCGGGTCGCTGTAGTCAGCGCGCAGGTGTTCACCCAGGGCGGCGGCGCAGGCGTCTGGCGCCGGGTCCAGAAAAGCGAAATTCATTCCCAGCGGAGTGCCCGCCAGGGCCAGCATGCGGCCCAGTTGGCCGCCACCGATTACACCGATTTTCATCGTCAACAACCTCAGGCGATACGTGGGTCTGGATTGTCCAGCACGCTGTCTGTCTGCTCGGCACGGAATTTTTTCAGCACCGCGTGGAACTGCGGGTGCTTGGCGCCCAGGATGCTGGCGGACAGCAACGCGGCGTTGATCGCGCCGGCCTTGCCGATCGCCAGGGTCGCCACCGGGATACCGGCTGGCATCTGCACGATGGACAACAGCGAATCCACGCCCGAGAGCATCGCCGACTGCACCGGCACGCCAAGCACCGGCAGGTGGGTCTTGGCTGCACACATGCCTGGCAGGTGCGCCGCGCCACCGGCACCGGCGATGATCACCTCGATGCCACGGGATTCTGCTTCATCGGCATACTGGAACAGCAAGTCCGGCGTGCGGTGGGCGGAGACCACCTTCACTTCATACGGAATGCCGAGTTTTTCCAGCATATCGGCGGTGTGGCTAAGGGTGGACCAATCGGACTTGGAGCCCATGATCACGCCAACCAATGCACTCATCGTCGTGCCTCTTCTCTCTGGGCGCCCGCAGGCGCGTCAAAAAACAACAAGCCACGCGGGAGACCGGCGTGGCTTGTTGTACGAATTAGTTTCGGGCCAGAACTGCCTACGCTCAATCAGGCTGCGTTGAAAACAAACTCGGAATGCTCATTGGCTAAAGCCAACTCCGCTTCCTCGCTTGTTTTTGCCTTGCCTGATCTTCGCTCGGCGAGTTCTGACCTCGAAACGCGGCCGGTTGGACCGGCCGAAGGCCGCGCAGTATACCGTAATAATCCAGATAAACAGCCCCTGGAATGACCATCTGTCTAGCCGCTCAAACCGGCGGTTTTATTGACTCTTGAGTCAGTCCCCTACACCGCAAAACCCTGTGGGAGGGGGCTTGCTCCCGATAGCGGTGTTTCAGTGTCCTAATCAGCGCCTGACACACCGCTATCGGGAGCAAGCCCCCTCCCACATTGGATCTGTGTCAGGCTCAGGTACTTTGCGCCGCGCCTCCTTCCAGTTTGCGCCA from Pseudomonas synxantha harbors:
- a CDS encoding acyl-CoA thioesterase yields the protein MIELEQEDPIPQGDLALQITALPRETNGFGDIFGGWLVAQMDLAGTAMASKVAGGRVATVAIDRMAFLVPVAVGAQLSFYTQALEIGRSSIQMMVEVWSDDPLSSEWRKVTEAVFVFVAIDGSGRTRSVPSRAR
- a CDS encoding D-hexose-6-phosphate mutarotase; this translates as MPTPHVETVKVDELDCWRIRHNGAELMVARQGAHIFSYQRQGEQPLIWPNPEAVFKPGKGIRTGVPVCWPWFGVFDRNPQSVKAMRQSDQPAGAHGFVRTALWELTETAIEGEALRIELALPVPAGGFPDWPHQVNLTLSLLLDDQLHIQLTSHNQGTDTVTLSQALHTYFAVSDVRNVQVEGLDGLAYIDTADGWTEKQQAGLLHFTAETDRIYLDTPAQLSIVDKDWQRRVQLISQGSSSTVVWNPWTERAKALDDMADDGWQGMLCIETANVLDDVVSLAAGESHTLGVSITSITL
- a CDS encoding DUF3299 domain-containing protein, with the translated sequence MRRLLLTLLLLAPGLTHAGELPETDWLELMPLSDQKALEAMPEIDHNSPEAQGTFTEKGGLKQSKGLPAVMYSTKTVAAMNGKNIRIGGYPVPLETDAKGRSTLFFLVPYPGACIHVPPPPPNQLVLVRYPKGLKLDDIYTPLWVTGTLKVEKVNNDLADAAYALEAGKVRVVKESDL
- a CDS encoding GlsB/YeaQ/YmgE family stress response membrane protein, which codes for MGIIGTIFIGLIVGLLARFLKPGDDSMGWIMTILLGIAGSLAATYGGQALGIYQAGQGAGFIGALVGAIVLLVIYGLIKKK
- a CDS encoding 5-(carboxyamino)imidazole ribonucleotide synthase — encoded protein: MKIGVIGGGQLGRMLALAGTPLGMNFAFLDPAPDACAAALGEHLRADYSDPDHLRQLADEVDLVTFEFESVPAETVAFLSQFVPVYPSAEALRIARDRWFEKSMFKDLGIPTPAFADIQSQADLDAAVASIGLPAVLKTRTLGYDGKGQKVLRSEADVVGTFAELGSVPCLLEGFVPFTGEVSLIAVRARDGEIRFYPLVHNTHVNGILKVSVASTDHPLQALAEDYSSRVLKQLDYVGVMAFEFFEVDGGLKANEIAPRVHNSGHWTTEGAECSQFENHLRAVAGLPLGSTAKVGESAMLNFIGVVPPVERVIAINDCHLHHYGKAFKAGRKVGHANLRCKDRATLQAQILKVEALIAEQ
- the purE gene encoding 5-(carboxyamino)imidazole ribonucleotide mutase, which gives rise to MSALVGVIMGSKSDWSTLSHTADMLEKLGIPYEVKVVSAHRTPDLLFQYADEAESRGIEVIIAGAGGAAHLPGMCAAKTHLPVLGVPVQSAMLSGVDSLLSIVQMPAGIPVATLAIGKAGAINAALLSASILGAKHPQFHAVLKKFRAEQTDSVLDNPDPRIA